In a single window of the Arthrobacter zhangbolii genome:
- a CDS encoding uracil-DNA glycosylase, which produces MAADWAESLSPLTERFHELAAGLESDRALGHEILPAPENVLRAFQRPMSSVKVLILGQDPYPTPGHAVGLSFSVGAGVRPLPRSLKNIFTELQTDLGISPSPSGDLSAWADQGVLLLNRVLTVRSGAAGSHRRRGWEEITELAVRSLAARRGPDGTRLPLVAVLWGRDAQSIKPFLDGAPTVESAHPSPLSASRGFFGSRPFSRVNELLARQGAGPVDWQLGAVR; this is translated from the coding sequence ATGGCAGCTGACTGGGCGGAGTCGCTAAGCCCGCTCACGGAAAGATTCCATGAACTTGCCGCCGGCCTGGAATCCGACCGCGCCCTGGGCCATGAGATACTTCCGGCGCCGGAGAACGTCCTGCGGGCGTTCCAGCGCCCGATGTCCTCGGTCAAGGTCCTGATCCTGGGCCAGGACCCGTATCCCACGCCCGGACACGCCGTCGGACTCTCCTTCTCCGTGGGTGCAGGCGTTCGACCATTGCCCCGGAGCCTGAAGAACATTTTCACCGAATTGCAGACGGACCTCGGCATCTCCCCTTCCCCGTCCGGTGACCTCAGCGCCTGGGCGGACCAGGGCGTCCTGCTGCTGAACCGGGTGCTGACCGTCAGGTCCGGCGCTGCCGGGTCCCACCGCCGCCGCGGCTGGGAGGAAATCACTGAACTGGCAGTGCGTTCGCTGGCTGCCCGCCGCGGACCTGACGGCACACGGTTGCCGCTGGTTGCCGTGCTGTGGGGGCGTGATGCCCAAAGCATCAAACCCTTCCTCGACGGGGCACCTACGGTTGAATCCGCCCATCCCAGCCCCTTGTCAGCGAGCCGCGGATTCTTCGGTTCCCGGCCGTTCAGCCGGGTCAATGAGCTGCTTGCCCGGCAGGGGGCGGGGCCGGTGGACTGGCAGCTGGGCGCGGTACGGTAG
- a CDS encoding LytR C-terminal domain-containing protein produces the protein MSQYPRDEFDKVPETSARQGVHRERLIPSRSRGLGLLITVGVLALVIGLAAYFVVPRLGIDLGGADPEASSTASAPAEPAASPTPTPEDTAGETEEAEETAAPSPAATPEPTPSAEPEPAVDRTQPVTVLNASGISGLGASVSGRISGAGWPVGTVGNWTGVPQQASGVYYSSPDQAANAREVAAQLGIPTVMETPGFAVVTVVLGPGFQ, from the coding sequence ATGAGCCAATACCCCAGGGACGAGTTCGACAAGGTCCCCGAAACCTCGGCGCGGCAGGGCGTGCACCGTGAACGCCTCATTCCGTCGCGTTCACGCGGCCTGGGCCTGCTGATCACCGTGGGCGTACTCGCACTGGTCATCGGCCTGGCCGCCTACTTTGTGGTGCCGCGCCTGGGCATTGACCTGGGTGGCGCAGATCCTGAAGCCTCTTCGACGGCGTCGGCACCCGCCGAGCCCGCGGCTTCCCCCACGCCCACACCTGAGGACACCGCCGGCGAGACAGAAGAAGCCGAGGAAACCGCGGCGCCGAGTCCCGCGGCCACGCCCGAGCCCACGCCCTCAGCCGAGCCCGAACCGGCGGTGGACCGGACGCAGCCCGTGACAGTGCTTAACGCCAGTGGAATCAGCGGTCTTGGTGCCTCCGTTTCCGGCCGGATCTCCGGCGCCGGGTGGCCGGTGGGGACGGTGGGTAACTGGACCGGAGTGCCCCAGCAGGCCTCGGGTGTCTATTACAGCTCACCGGACCAGGCAGCCAACGCCCGCGAGGTTGCTGCGCAGCTCGGCATCCCCACGGTTATGGAAACACCCGGATTTGCCGTAGTTACGGTGGTCCTTGGACCCGGATTCCAGTAG
- a CDS encoding MFS transporter, whose product MDSPWAPLRRRMFLILWVAQLGSNIGTWMQTVGAQWFLVENSDNPALVSLVQTANLAPSLLLGLVAGVLADAFNRRRLILGANIFAAGAAATLTVVAALGLLNPDSLLLYTFLIGCGMALSAPAWQAITPALVPRKEVQAAAALGSVAVNTARAVGPAIAGLLMALIGPAFVFGLNALSFIGTATAIYFWRAPAQDSAEREHMREALAAGMRYIRAAPRIRRILLRNGLFMFPASSLFALLPIAVNGHLGLGSTGYGLLLGALGAGAILGVLLLPSARTLFSANALLGISSVVFAAGAFAAGYWPAWAVALLLVPGGIAWIFTFSTLNAAMQLTLPEWVRARGLSVYLMISAGAQAIGAMFWGSGATGAGYAPTLAFAAVVLTLSGASVLVLPLLPGTGRLDRSVASAPNPHLDVPEEPKPDAGPVTVLISYDVPADRSDAFLLAMHEVRLTRMRTGATDWELVHSITEEEQFREIYDVPTWREYLRQEQTRTTGEDRRLIREAWDLTDAEPRVRWFLPAPT is encoded by the coding sequence ATGGACTCGCCATGGGCGCCGCTGCGGCGGCGGATGTTCCTTATCCTGTGGGTAGCGCAGTTGGGCTCCAATATCGGCACCTGGATGCAGACCGTGGGAGCGCAGTGGTTCCTGGTGGAGAACAGCGACAACCCGGCGCTGGTGTCCCTGGTCCAGACAGCCAACCTGGCCCCGTCCCTGTTGCTGGGCCTGGTTGCCGGGGTGCTGGCGGATGCGTTCAACCGGCGCCGGCTGATCCTCGGGGCAAACATTTTTGCCGCAGGTGCTGCGGCTACCCTCACCGTGGTGGCAGCCCTGGGATTGCTGAACCCCGATTCACTGCTGCTCTACACCTTCCTGATCGGCTGCGGAATGGCACTGAGCGCACCGGCCTGGCAGGCCATCACCCCGGCGCTGGTGCCGCGCAAAGAGGTCCAGGCCGCCGCGGCGCTGGGCAGCGTGGCCGTGAACACCGCCCGTGCGGTTGGCCCGGCCATCGCGGGGCTGCTGATGGCCCTGATCGGCCCGGCGTTCGTTTTCGGGCTTAACGCCCTCTCCTTCATCGGCACGGCAACAGCCATTTATTTCTGGCGCGCACCGGCACAGGATTCGGCCGAACGGGAGCACATGCGCGAGGCGCTCGCCGCAGGCATGCGCTATATCCGGGCGGCACCGCGGATCCGGCGGATCCTGCTGCGCAACGGGCTCTTTATGTTCCCGGCCAGCTCCCTGTTTGCGCTCCTGCCCATCGCCGTCAACGGACACCTGGGGCTCGGCTCCACCGGTTACGGACTGCTGCTCGGCGCACTGGGTGCCGGAGCCATCCTGGGGGTGCTGCTGCTGCCGTCGGCCCGGACGCTTTTCAGCGCCAACGCACTTCTGGGGATCAGTTCCGTGGTTTTCGCCGCGGGTGCCTTCGCCGCCGGTTACTGGCCGGCCTGGGCGGTTGCCCTGCTGCTGGTACCGGGCGGAATCGCCTGGATCTTTACCTTCTCCACGCTCAACGCCGCCATGCAGCTGACCCTGCCCGAGTGGGTGCGTGCCCGCGGGCTGTCCGTCTACCTCATGATCTCGGCCGGCGCGCAGGCCATCGGCGCCATGTTCTGGGGATCCGGGGCAACCGGCGCCGGCTACGCACCCACCCTCGCCTTTGCCGCCGTCGTACTCACCCTGTCCGGGGCCAGCGTGCTGGTGCTGCCGCTGCTGCCGGGAACCGGGAGACTGGACCGCAGTGTTGCCTCGGCGCCAAACCCTCATCTGGATGTTCCCGAGGAGCCGAAGCCCGACGCCGGTCCGGTGACGGTCCTGATTTCCTACGATGTGCCGGCGGACCGCAGCGACGCCTTCCTCTTGGCGATGCATGAGGTACGCCTCACCCGGATGCGCACCGGAGCCACGGACTGGGAGCTGGTGCACTCCATCACCGAGGAGGAGCAGTTCCGGGAGATCTATGACGTGCCGACCTGGCGGGAATACCTGCGCCAGGAGCAGACCAGGACTACGGGGGAGGACCGCCGGCTCATCCGGGAGGCCTGGGACCTGACCGATGCCGAGCCCCGGGTGCGCTGGTTCCTGCCTGCACCGACCTGA
- a CDS encoding cold-shock protein, with amino-acid sequence MAQGIVKWFNGEKGYGFITLDEAETDVFVHWSSIQASGYRTLEEGQRVEFEIGQGQKGPQAEEVRAV; translated from the coding sequence ATGGCGCAGGGGATCGTCAAGTGGTTCAACGGGGAGAAGGGGTACGGCTTCATTACCCTCGACGAAGCGGAAACGGATGTATTTGTTCACTGGTCCTCGATCCAGGCCTCGGGTTACCGGACCTTGGAAGAGGGCCAGCGGGTCGAGTTTGAAATAGGCCAGGGGCAGAAGGGTCCCCAGGCTGAAGAGGTCCGGGCCGTATAG
- a CDS encoding cation diffusion facilitator family transporter: MSTWIGRTELNAEQEKILRRAVHLEWLTIAILAVTVTLVFAVMGNSQAMKAAGIEDALSFIPPLAFLMGVRIAGKRPNARYPYGYHRSIGVAHLVAAVALVSMGAFLIFDSGSGLLKGEHPPIGTIELLGQSVWLGWLMIAVMAITGAPPVFLGRAKMKLARELHNKVLYADADMNKADWMTSAGTIVGVAGIGLGFWWADAAAALFIAASILRDGLRNMRGAVTDLMDTTATTFDDDGPHPLGGKVREYLRSLDWVGDAGVRVRDEGQVFHVEAFVVPRREKDLTLGRINAARAGCMDLDWKLRDTVIIPVDSLPDETGGSGSFHQAEKDG, from the coding sequence GTGAGCACCTGGATTGGACGTACCGAACTCAACGCGGAACAGGAGAAGATCCTTCGCCGCGCCGTCCACCTCGAATGGCTCACCATTGCCATCCTTGCCGTGACGGTGACCCTGGTTTTTGCCGTTATGGGCAATTCGCAGGCGATGAAGGCCGCAGGTATCGAGGACGCACTCTCCTTCATCCCGCCGCTCGCCTTCCTGATGGGAGTGCGGATCGCCGGAAAACGCCCCAACGCGCGCTACCCGTACGGCTACCACCGCTCCATCGGCGTGGCCCATCTGGTGGCCGCCGTCGCCCTGGTCTCGATGGGCGCGTTCCTTATCTTCGACTCCGGCAGCGGCCTGCTGAAGGGGGAACACCCTCCCATCGGGACCATTGAGCTGCTCGGACAATCCGTGTGGCTTGGCTGGCTGATGATTGCAGTCATGGCGATCACCGGGGCGCCTCCCGTTTTCCTGGGCCGGGCCAAGATGAAGCTGGCCCGCGAGCTGCACAACAAGGTGCTGTATGCGGACGCCGACATGAACAAGGCGGATTGGATGACCTCGGCGGGCACCATTGTGGGCGTCGCAGGGATCGGGCTGGGATTCTGGTGGGCCGACGCCGCGGCCGCCCTGTTCATTGCGGCCAGCATCCTTCGCGACGGGCTGCGGAACATGCGCGGCGCGGTCACCGACCTGATGGACACCACCGCAACCACCTTTGACGACGACGGCCCGCATCCCCTGGGCGGAAAGGTCCGGGAGTACCTGCGCAGCCTGGACTGGGTGGGCGACGCTGGTGTCCGTGTGCGCGACGAGGGCCAGGTATTCCACGTGGAGGCATTCGTTGTGCCCCGCCGGGAGAAGGATCTGACGCTCGGACGCATCAACGCCGCCCGGGCCGGCTGCATGGACCTGGATTGGAAACTGCGGGACACAGTCATCATCCCGGTGGATTCGCTGCCTGATGAAACAGGCGGCAGCGGCAGCTTCCACCAGGCGGAGAAGGACGGGTAG
- a CDS encoding lipid II:glycine glycyltransferase FemX: MRDFSARLATAEEIDNWDKHVLANPGGGNVLQSASFAEVKSHHGWNPVYLAVTGPDYVTYTLAIEKRVRGLGSLWYLIKGPDVAAPEDVPLVVNALVRFIRENRLRVFAIKVEPDIVDSEEVRALFTGAGFIKTFNLQPNDSTALLDTSPDSEQLLKNLSSRGRNAVRRAIREGADVRRVEPTEENMRTMYRLMAHIEDRSAARLRSYEYYHRFWSNFVAAGQGRFYFAFEDGEPTVGAFVIAYGNKGTYKDGGSKPKRSQYGDSHLVQWTAINELKDECGITSYDFCGTPPSDRLKDKSHPHHGLGLFKTSFSKTVTDFVGCYDFVVDPVRYRIWNTIGEKVARQIYWRRHQQPFY, from the coding sequence TTGCGAGATTTTAGTGCACGCCTGGCCACTGCCGAAGAGATCGACAATTGGGATAAACACGTGCTGGCGAACCCCGGGGGCGGCAACGTCCTGCAGTCGGCCTCCTTCGCCGAGGTGAAGTCCCACCACGGCTGGAATCCCGTCTACCTCGCCGTCACCGGACCCGATTACGTGACCTACACGCTCGCGATCGAGAAGAGAGTCCGCGGCCTGGGCAGCCTGTGGTACCTGATCAAGGGTCCCGACGTCGCGGCACCCGAAGACGTGCCGCTGGTGGTGAACGCGCTCGTCCGCTTTATCCGGGAGAACCGGCTGCGGGTCTTTGCGATCAAGGTGGAGCCGGACATTGTGGACAGCGAGGAGGTGCGGGCACTGTTCACCGGCGCCGGGTTCATCAAGACCTTCAACCTGCAGCCCAACGATTCAACGGCACTGCTGGACACCTCTCCGGACTCCGAGCAGCTGCTCAAGAACCTTTCCTCCCGCGGCCGCAACGCCGTCCGCCGGGCTATCCGCGAAGGCGCCGATGTGCGCCGGGTGGAACCCACGGAAGAGAATATGCGGACCATGTACCGGCTGATGGCCCATATTGAGGACCGTTCCGCCGCACGCCTGCGCTCCTATGAGTACTACCACCGCTTCTGGTCCAACTTCGTGGCCGCCGGACAGGGACGCTTCTACTTCGCGTTCGAGGACGGCGAGCCCACGGTGGGCGCGTTTGTGATCGCCTACGGAAACAAGGGCACCTATAAGGACGGCGGGTCCAAGCCGAAGCGCAGCCAGTACGGAGATTCGCACCTGGTCCAGTGGACGGCCATCAACGAACTCAAGGACGAGTGCGGCATCACCTCCTATGACTTCTGCGGCACCCCGCCGAGCGACCGGCTCAAGGACAAGAGCCATCCGCACCACGGACTGGGCCTGTTCAAGACCAGCTTCTCAAAGACGGTCACCGACTTTGTGGGTTGCTATGACTTTGTGGTGGACCCGGTCCGGTACCGGATCTGGAACACCATCGGCGAAAAGGTGGCCCGGCAGATTTACTGGCGCCGCCACCAGCAGCCGTTCTACTAA
- a CDS encoding transporter substrate-binding domain-containing protein, translating to MTRRFPGFVWLLFLACTVVPFTVSCSALPADPEGTLERVSGGTLRVGVSNAPPFTEVDGDGEPAGSETDLVRDFAASVDADVEFFESGEEHLMQRLAEGDLDLVIGGLSDSSPWTDKAALTRPYAEVTDGYGKQRKLVMAAPLGENAFLVRLEEFLAEHGEQQ from the coding sequence ATGACTCGACGCTTTCCCGGTTTTGTCTGGCTGCTGTTCCTCGCCTGCACGGTGGTGCCGTTCACGGTTTCCTGCAGTGCCCTGCCCGCGGATCCGGAGGGAACACTGGAGCGTGTTTCCGGCGGCACCCTGCGCGTGGGTGTGTCCAACGCCCCACCCTTCACGGAGGTGGACGGGGACGGGGAACCCGCCGGAAGCGAAACGGACCTGGTTCGTGACTTCGCCGCATCCGTAGACGCGGACGTGGAATTCTTCGAGTCCGGCGAGGAACACCTGATGCAGCGGCTCGCGGAAGGCGATCTTGACCTGGTCATTGGCGGCCTGAGCGATTCCAGCCCGTGGACCGACAAGGCGGCCCTCACCCGGCCCTATGCCGAAGTGACGGATGGTTACGGCAAGCAGCGCAAGCTCGTGATGGCGGCACCGCTGGGGGAAAACGCCTTCCTGGTCCGGCTGGAGGAATTCCTGGCAGAACACGGGGAGCAGCAGTGA
- a CDS encoding siderophore-interacting protein, with protein sequence MPDAMSAPQEQGRPREATSRPQRPLLTLEVLRREQISEHMVRITAGGPGFDRFLPNSCADAYCKIWFGPDGRPLDGTEDLETIRARSEREHWPVSRTYTIRRVDLDAREISIDFVVHGDEGLAGPWAAAAQPGEPLTFSGPGGAFNPDPEADWYLLAADESALPAAATVLEALPAHAVGQALLEVAGPADRQPISAPAGVELTWLYRNGAPAGRSTVLTDAVAAVQWREGTVQVFAHGEREAMKSLRDVLFGHRGLERSQVSLSGYWAAGRTEDVFQAEKRTPVGKIL encoded by the coding sequence ATGCCCGATGCAATGTCCGCCCCGCAGGAGCAGGGACGCCCCCGGGAGGCAACGTCCCGGCCGCAGCGTCCCCTGCTGACCCTTGAGGTTCTTCGGCGCGAACAGATCAGCGAACACATGGTCAGGATCACCGCAGGCGGGCCGGGCTTCGACCGGTTCCTGCCCAACAGCTGCGCCGACGCCTACTGCAAGATCTGGTTTGGTCCTGACGGACGTCCGCTGGACGGCACGGAGGATCTGGAGACCATCCGGGCCCGGAGCGAACGTGAGCACTGGCCCGTTTCGCGCACCTACACCATCCGGCGGGTGGACCTGGACGCCCGGGAAATCAGCATTGACTTTGTGGTGCACGGTGACGAAGGGCTCGCCGGCCCCTGGGCCGCTGCGGCACAGCCCGGAGAGCCCCTGACGTTCTCCGGTCCCGGCGGAGCTTTCAACCCGGACCCCGAGGCGGACTGGTACCTGCTCGCCGCCGACGAATCCGCGCTTCCGGCCGCGGCCACCGTTTTGGAGGCACTGCCCGCACACGCCGTCGGCCAGGCGCTCCTTGAGGTGGCGGGTCCCGCTGACCGCCAGCCGATCAGCGCGCCGGCCGGTGTCGAGCTGACTTGGCTGTACCGCAACGGTGCTCCCGCGGGCCGGAGCACCGTCCTCACGGATGCCGTGGCTGCGGTCCAGTGGCGCGAAGGTACCGTGCAGGTCTTTGCCCACGGTGAGCGGGAGGCCATGAAGTCCCTCCGGGATGTACTCTTTGGCCACCGGGGCCTGGAACGGTCCCAGGTATCCCTTTCCGGTTATTGGGCTGCCGGGCGGACCGAAGACGTCTTCCAGGCCGAAAAGCGCACGCCTGTGGGCAAGATCCTCTAG
- a CDS encoding DUF3263 domain-containing protein, with amino-acid sequence MGARVAEAAEASSETGRFSLDESVDPDSPLGVREQQMLALERAWWKYAGAKEQAIRDLFGMSATAYYQVLNALIDTEEALAHDPMLVKRLRRLRTTRQNARTARRMGSGI; translated from the coding sequence ATGGGAGCACGTGTGGCTGAGGCAGCGGAAGCATCATCGGAAACCGGGCGGTTTTCCCTCGATGAATCGGTGGATCCGGACAGTCCGCTCGGCGTCAGGGAACAGCAGATGCTCGCACTGGAGCGGGCATGGTGGAAATACGCCGGCGCCAAGGAACAGGCCATCCGCGACCTGTTCGGGATGTCGGCCACCGCGTACTACCAGGTGCTGAACGCCCTCATCGATACCGAAGAGGCCCTGGCCCATGACCCGATGCTGGTCAAGCGACTGCGTAGACTACGTACGACCCGCCAGAACGCCCGTACCGCCCGCCGTATGGGCTCCGGCATCTAG
- a CDS encoding threonine/serine ThrE exporter family protein, giving the protein MENTSGPGRGRPGPKPDSAPNPDPVAGLIPVVSVPAGRGARAGKGPGPGAESRGQGAAAKSLGAAAKAPAPPSTPPGRQPTGEMPTAALRSTRPKPPPPTTSVIRPAGAKALKPERGRKTADPREKRPARTRKTVPSGIAPAGSTAVRTDRSSAAARRMLRRLVQGENPPTQAMSIVERLAGSPYANPLVRSGTDANARKTLDLALSLAETMFRYGAGALEVETAIIAVTAAFGLESIEVDITNQSVLLNYSPKDQTPITVMRVVRSWTNNYAGLGLVHQLVTEIIDGGLSRAEAANRLNEITHRPKPFPRWAVTFSAGIFAAAIVGFIGGGPLASLVGFAGTVMVSLLQRVLGRWRVPDFFTTAASGFVVTAMAMIFWSMEVPISPGIVVAGGILLMLPTGRLVSAVQDAINGFPVTASGRFLSAFLTFGALVAGIAVALVMGALFGMARLDVTDVASSQYSFPVTLLLLAVALATICIVEQSPRALVLPTVLIGLAGFLVYQLAEAGGVGPRLTPAVSAIFIGMVARIVALRMGAPQLIVAVPAVLFLFPGLAIFRSMYGLSIDAEDMYAGAVGLFDALTVILAISGGVVLGDNLGRPFTRNLNGNDRRNRRR; this is encoded by the coding sequence TTGGAGAACACATCCGGTCCGGGCCGAGGCAGGCCCGGGCCGAAGCCGGATTCGGCACCCAACCCGGACCCGGTTGCGGGGCTGATACCCGTAGTCAGCGTCCCGGCCGGGCGGGGAGCCCGGGCCGGGAAAGGGCCGGGCCCGGGAGCGGAATCCCGGGGACAGGGCGCAGCGGCAAAATCGCTGGGCGCTGCAGCGAAGGCGCCCGCCCCGCCGTCGACACCGCCGGGCCGCCAGCCCACCGGAGAGATGCCCACCGCCGCGCTGCGCAGCACCCGGCCCAAGCCGCCGCCCCCCACCACCTCGGTCATCCGGCCTGCCGGCGCCAAAGCGCTGAAGCCGGAGCGTGGACGGAAGACGGCGGATCCCCGTGAAAAACGGCCCGCCCGCACACGGAAGACGGTTCCTTCGGGGATAGCTCCGGCCGGCTCCACGGCGGTCCGCACCGACCGCTCCTCGGCGGCAGCGCGGCGGATGCTGCGCCGGCTCGTCCAGGGGGAGAACCCGCCGACCCAGGCCATGTCCATTGTGGAGCGGCTGGCGGGCAGCCCGTACGCCAATCCGCTGGTGCGCTCGGGCACGGACGCCAACGCCCGCAAGACGTTGGACCTTGCCCTCAGCCTGGCTGAAACCATGTTCCGTTACGGTGCAGGTGCCCTGGAAGTTGAAACCGCCATTATCGCCGTGACCGCCGCATTCGGGCTCGAGAGCATCGAAGTGGACATCACCAACCAGTCGGTGCTGCTGAACTATTCACCGAAGGACCAGACCCCCATCACCGTCATGCGGGTGGTGCGCTCCTGGACCAACAACTATGCCGGTCTGGGCCTGGTGCACCAGCTGGTGACGGAGATTATCGACGGCGGGCTCAGCCGTGCCGAAGCGGCGAACCGGCTCAACGAGATCACGCACCGGCCCAAGCCCTTCCCGCGCTGGGCGGTGACCTTCTCTGCAGGCATCTTCGCTGCCGCGATTGTCGGCTTCATCGGCGGCGGTCCGCTGGCCTCGCTGGTGGGCTTCGCCGGCACCGTCATGGTCAGCCTGCTCCAGCGGGTGCTGGGCCGCTGGCGGGTGCCGGATTTCTTTACGACGGCGGCCAGCGGTTTTGTCGTCACGGCGATGGCGATGATCTTCTGGTCCATGGAAGTGCCAATCTCCCCGGGCATTGTGGTGGCCGGCGGGATCCTGCTGATGCTGCCCACCGGGCGGCTGGTCTCCGCGGTCCAGGATGCCATCAACGGGTTCCCGGTGACGGCCTCCGGCCGGTTCCTGTCCGCGTTCCTTACCTTCGGCGCGCTGGTGGCCGGGATCGCCGTGGCCCTGGTCATGGGGGCCCTGTTCGGGATGGCCCGGCTGGATGTCACGGATGTGGCCTCGTCCCAGTATTCCTTCCCGGTGACGCTGCTGCTCCTGGCCGTTGCCCTGGCCACCATCTGCATTGTGGAACAGTCCCCGCGTGCGCTGGTGCTGCCCACGGTCCTGATCGGCCTGGCCGGATTCCTGGTCTACCAGCTAGCCGAAGCCGGGGGAGTGGGGCCCCGGCTTACACCCGCCGTGTCCGCTATCTTCATCGGCATGGTGGCACGGATCGTGGCGCTGCGGATGGGTGCGCCGCAGCTGATCGTGGCCGTCCCGGCGGTGCTTTTCCTGTTCCCCGGACTGGCGATCTTCCGGTCCATGTACGGGCTGAGCATTGACGCCGAGGACATGTACGCGGGGGCGGTGGGGCTGTTCGACGCCCTGACCGTCATCCTGGCGATCTCCGGCGGTGTGGTCCTGGGCGATAACCTGGGCCGCCCCTTCACCCGCAACCTGAATGGCAACGACAGGCGCAACCGGCGCCGGTAA
- a CDS encoding CHAD domain-containing protein: MVTQAGTTPGEPGPDTEPARGAPAGREPEPPTADGPVGALLVQYLRGQYRELLHHEPRVRRNDADGVHKMRVATRRLRSALSSYRSTMQPEPARSLRGELRWLAGVLGEARDAQVMRHRLKELIAGEPEDLVMGPVSARVDEELLHDYRQAYGLVIEALDSERYFRLLDGVEALVDGPPWNGTAEEPAGTAAAAMIRHDRKRLHRRVRMARRLGGEEHAEALHEARKDAKKLRYAAEVWEAVQPVEAKAMVEAAEHIQKILGEHQDSVVTRQYLRRMGASASAAGENGFTYGRLHALEQANAAAARERFAHAWKGFPSSP, from the coding sequence ATGGTCACCCAAGCAGGTACCACACCCGGGGAACCCGGACCGGACACGGAACCCGCAAGGGGAGCCCCTGCCGGCAGGGAACCAGAACCTCCCACCGCCGACGGGCCGGTGGGCGCACTGCTGGTGCAGTACCTGCGCGGACAGTACCGGGAACTTCTGCACCACGAACCGCGGGTGCGCCGGAATGACGCGGACGGGGTGCACAAGATGCGGGTTGCCACCCGCCGGCTCCGTTCGGCACTCTCGAGTTACCGCTCCACGATGCAGCCCGAACCCGCGCGCTCGCTGCGCGGTGAACTCCGCTGGCTGGCGGGAGTCCTCGGCGAGGCCCGGGACGCCCAGGTGATGCGGCACCGGCTGAAGGAGCTGATTGCCGGTGAGCCGGAGGACCTGGTGATGGGTCCGGTGAGCGCCCGGGTGGATGAAGAACTGCTGCATGACTACCGCCAGGCCTACGGGCTTGTCATTGAGGCGCTGGACTCGGAACGGTATTTCCGCCTCCTGGACGGCGTGGAGGCGCTGGTGGACGGGCCACCCTGGAACGGAACCGCAGAGGAGCCGGCCGGGACGGCGGCTGCCGCCATGATCCGCCACGACCGCAAACGGCTTCACCGAAGGGTGCGGATGGCACGCCGACTCGGCGGCGAGGAACACGCAGAGGCACTGCACGAAGCACGCAAGGACGCCAAAAAACTGCGCTACGCGGCCGAGGTCTGGGAGGCTGTGCAGCCGGTGGAAGCCAAAGCCATGGTGGAGGCCGCGGAACACATCCAAAAGATCCTTGGGGAGCACCAGGACAGCGTCGTGACCCGGCAATACCTGCGCCGGATGGGCGCGTCGGCGTCCGCCGCAGGAGAAAACGGCTTCACCTACGGCCGGCTGCATGCACTGGAACAGGCGAACGCCGCGGCGGCGCGGGAGCGGTTTGCCCATGCCTGGAAAGGCTTCCCGTCCAGCCCCTGA